Within Candidatus Bathyarchaeota archaeon, the genomic segment CTTATGTGATGCTTCAAAATTTGTCCATGGGTGTTTGCATGTTATGTTTTTATGCTGATTTTGAGTACGGGTTTGTGATGTGGGAATGATGGGGAAGGATGCTGGTTTCTTGCTGGTCACGGGTGGGGCTGGTTTCATAGGCAGCCACATTACGGATAGGCTTGTGGGTGATGGCTGGCGTGTGCGTGTAGTTGACAATTTTAGTAGTGGGAGACCTGAGAACATCAAGCATCTTATGGGTGACCCGAGGGTTGAGGTTTTGGATTTGGATCTTAAGGATGCGGGGATGGCTCTTGAGGCTGTTAGGGGCGTCGGCGCCGTCTTTCATTTTGCCGCTAATCCTGAGGTGCGTGTGAGCACTACGAATCCTGATGTCCACTTTAATGAGAATGTTGTTGCCACATTCAATCTACTTGAGGCTATGAGGAAGTGTGACGTTAGGGATCTTGTCTTCGCCTCTTCTAGCAGCGTTTATGGGGAGCCTGATTCCATACCCGTAGGCGAGGATGCTCCTATACGGCCAGTGTCGGTTTATGGTGCGAGCAAGGCGGCTTGCGAGAATCTCATCCATGCTTATAGCCGCCTTTACGGTTTTAGGGCTGCGGCTTTGAGGTATGCAAATGTTGTTGGACCCAGGCTTAGGCACGGTGTGGTCTACGACTTCATCGTTAAACTTCTTAGGAATCCAAGGAGGCTTGAGATCCTTGGCGATGGAACGCAGACACGGAGCTATATTCACATAGGTGACGCTGTTGAGGCTACTCTCACGGTCTGGGGAGGCTTGTGCTGCGGGTTCGAGGCTTTCAATGTGGGGAGCGAGGACTGGGTTACCGTGAGTGAGATTGCTGATTTAGTCGCTTCGGCGATGGGTTTAGATGGTGTTAGGTATGTGTATAGGCCTGTGCTTCATGGTGTCGGATGGCCGGGTGATGTGAAGCGCATAGCATTGTCGATAGATAGGCTTAAGGGTTTGGGGTGGAGGCCTCGTATGAACAGTAGGGAGGCGCTTCTAGAATCGGTGAAGTGCTTAATTCAAGAGCTCAGGGTGTGATGGGCACTGTCACATATTGTGATGGAAGCGCCTATAGGTTTTGATGATTTAATGGGGATAGAGCTTGTCTATTGAAGAGGCTGAAGTTATTAGAAAGAGGGCAGAGGCCTTCCTTGCGAATGCGCAGCATTTACTAGAGGTTGGCGAGTGGGATCTTGCTGTCTTCAGTTTGGAGCAGTATTGCCAGCTTATGCTGAAATATTTGATGATTGTCAAGTTAGGATCTTATTCGAGAACTCATTCGCTTAGGAGACTTATTAGGGAACTTGCTAAGATGGATTCTAGACTGCAAAGTCTCGTGGATGATGAGGATAAATT encodes:
- a CDS encoding NAD-dependent epimerase/dehydratase family protein; the protein is MGKDAGFLLVTGGAGFIGSHITDRLVGDGWRVRVVDNFSSGRPENIKHLMGDPRVEVLDLDLKDAGMALEAVRGVGAVFHFAANPEVRVSTTNPDVHFNENVVATFNLLEAMRKCDVRDLVFASSSSVYGEPDSIPVGEDAPIRPVSVYGASKAACENLIHAYSRLYGFRAAALRYANVVGPRLRHGVVYDFIVKLLRNPRRLEILGDGTQTRSYIHIGDAVEATLTVWGGLCCGFEAFNVGSEDWVTVSEIADLVASAMGLDGVRYVYRPVLHGVGWPGDVKRIALSIDRLKGLGWRPRMNSREALLESVKCLIQELRV
- a CDS encoding HEPN domain-containing protein, coding for MSIEEAEVIRKRAEAFLANAQHLLEVGEWDLAVFSLEQYCQLMLKYLMIVKLGSYSRTHSLRRLIRELAKMDSRLQSLVDDEDKLHYVAHLEEADLASRYFPYRFEEKEARSLYRFVVE